In Anas acuta chromosome 5, bAnaAcu1.1, whole genome shotgun sequence, a single window of DNA contains:
- the IRAG1 gene encoding inositol 1,4,5-triphosphate receptor associated 1 isoform X1 — MPTLPEDKDQPKVAQHNSSPPAKDTTVEGTMRTTPSIVLPENAVMPDVEIDKNLVNRPRSPHRRHSNRATRNSTSSLTSVDNSGHVIDLVNDQLPDVKISEEDKKKNLELLEEAKKVSERFLMRRGRKSRSSLPESPTAVSPTLSPKVSPVASRSNSLTLPVPSGSDACKTTSVESVSPGLNNRTVKEDERQTSENAAKGLTDRRPNDQRKISQGRLVPRSAGFENSKENLTEQKENFDPCKHIDTLSKCSPSGSDGGRMSLNTCVNVCEKELAKSFLKKAKENDAPLRTYLPGMGNTDPKLKIPVPEMRDHKVSCKPEFKLCGLRPPLLRAVSWDSLEPGQKDKTPLKLPSEEEKSFGGNKSSNQFKAFKDLQIQVQPVRMQKLTKLREEHILLRNQNLVGLKLPELSEAAEQEKGPSPLPSPTEEEETKNSSDVMPSIPDVLLRKLRVHKSLPGSSPPLTEKEVENVFVQLSLAFRNDSYTLESRINQAERERNLTEENAEKELENFKAAITSSAHLWHHYEHREAYQKLLEDIAVLRRLAARLSSRAEMVGAVRQEKRMSKATEVMMQYVENLKRTYEKDHAELMEFKKLANQNSSRSYGSSEDGVPRSSRSMSLTVGKNMPRRRVSVAVVPKFNSLNIPGQSPTASPIPSTQSLSESPSNGRSNLASTPVLPALLENGKTNGEPDCETSTATLTQSGLDEINPETKAKIEEEAYNKGYQEGLKKTKELQELKEEDEETPKESHDDHEESENDDEIKKLKSSRLEVVINYLYILYPKLCKHWNVVWLVVAAIIIFAVVLGIYHSYNSCDEISERPEGKASCSAVHQYSWWNSGFQHEQRTE, encoded by the exons ACAACAGTGGTCACGTGATTGATTTGGTAAATGATCAGCTGCCAGATGTCAAAATAtcagaggaagacaaaaagaagaaCCTTGAATTACtagaagaagcaaagaaagtGAGCGAGAGGTTTCTAATGCGCAGAGGCAGAAAATCAAGAAGTAGTCTGCCTGAATCACCCACAG CAGTTTCCCCTACACTTAGTCCGAAAGTTTCACCAGTAGCATCTCGGAGCAACTCTCTCACTCTTCCTGTGCCATCAG GATCTGATGCATGCAAAACCACTAGCGTCGAGTCAGTATCACCAGGGCTG AATAACAGAACTGTGAAAGAAGATGAGAGGCAAACTTCAGAG AATGCTGCTAAAGGATTAACGGATCGAAGGCCAAATGATCAAAGGAAGATTTCTCAGGGAAGGCTGGTTCCACGCTCTGCTGGTTTTGAAAACTCCAAAGAAAACctgacagaacaaaaagaaaactttgatCCATGTAAGCATATAGATACTTTGTCCAAATGCTCCCCTTCAGGCAGTGATGGTGGCAGAATGTCTCTTAACACTTGCGTGAATGTTTGTGAAAAAGAACTTGCAAAATCATTCctcaagaaagcaaaagaaaacgATGCTCCTTTAAGAACCTATTTACCAGGAATGGGAAATACAGACCCCAAACTAAAAATTCCTGTTCCAGAAATGAGGGACCATAAAGTTTCTTGTAAACCAGAATTTAAACTATGTGGGCTGCGTCCTCCTCTACTACGAGCTGTATCATGGGATAGCTTGGAGCCTGgacaaaaagataaaacacCTTTAAAACTACCAtctgaggaagagaaaagctttgGTGGTAATAAATCCAGCAATCAATTTAAAGCATTCAAAGACCTCCAAATCCAAGTTCAGCCTGTTCGAATGCAGAAATTGACAAAGCTCAGAGAG GAGCATATTTTGCTGAGAAATCAAAATTTAGTTGGACTTAAACTTCCTGAACTTAGTGAAGCAGCTGAACAGGAAAAAG GCCCTTcacctctcccctctcccactGAAGAGGAAGAGACAAAGAATAGCTCTGATGTTATGCCCAGCATTCCTGATGTATTGCTGCGAAAACTACGCGTGCACAAATCTCTTCCAGGAAG CTCCCCTCCGCTTACTGAAAAAGAAGTTGAG AATGTCTTTGTGCAGCTTTCCTTGGCCTTTAGAAATGATAGTTATACCTTGGAATCTAGAATTAAtcaagcagagagagagagaaatcttaCTGAAGAGAATGCTGAGAAGGAACTGGAAAACTTTAAGGCAGCCATTACG tcttcAGCTCATTTGTGGCATCACTATGAACACAGAGAAGCTTACCAGAAGCTATTGGAGGATATTGCTGTTCTGCGGCGTTTAGCTGCTAGGCTATCTAGTCGTGCTGAAATGGTTGGAGCTGTTCGCCAG GAGAAGCGTATGTCAAAGGCAACAGAGGTAATGATGCAGTATGTGGAAAATCTAAAAAGAACATATGAAAAGGATCATGCTGAGCTAATGGAGTTTAAGAAACTTGCCAATCAGAATTCTAGCAGAAGCTATGGTTCATCtg AAGATGGAGTACCTCGTTCATCTAGATCCATGTCTCTTACTGTTGGAAAG AATATGCCTCGGAGGCGAGTCAGTGTTGCAGTTGTTCCTAAATTTAACTCCTTGAACATTCCTGGTCAGTCACCAACAGCTTCACCTATACCTTCAACACAATCCCTC TCTGAATCACCAAGCAATGGAAGGAGCAATCTAGCATCTACTCCTGTTCTGCCAGCACTTCTAGAGAA TGGAAAGACTAATGGAGAGCCTGATTGTGAAACCTCAACTGCTACACTAACACAGAGTGGGTTGGATGAGATCAATCCTGAAACTAAAGCCAAGATAGAAGAGGAAGCATATAACAAAGG CTATCAGGAAGGCTTGAAGAAAACCAAAGAACTTCAGGAATTgaaggaagaagatgaagagacACCAAAAGAAAGTCATGATGACcatgaagaaagtgaaaatgatGATGAgataaagaaactgaaaagcag cagACTTGAAGTCGtcattaattatttatatattctgtACCCCAAACTGTGTAAACACTGGAATGTGGTATGGCTGGTAGTGGCTGCGATAATCATTTTTGCTGTGGTGTTGGGAATCTACCATTCATACAACTCTTGTGACGAAATATCAGAGAGACCTGAAGGCAAAGCCAGCTGTTCTGCTGTTCATCAATATTCATGGTGGAACTCAGGATTCCAACATGAGCAACGCACTGAATAA
- the IRAG1 gene encoding inositol 1,4,5-triphosphate receptor associated 1 isoform X2: protein MPTLPEDKDQPKVAQHNSSPPAKDTTVEGTMRTTPSIVLPENAVMPDVEIDKNLVNRPRSPHRRHSNRATRNSTSSLTSVDNSGHVIDLVNDQLPDVKISEEDKKKNLELLEEAKKVSERFLMRRGRKSRSSLPESPTVSPTLSPKVSPVASRSNSLTLPVPSGSDACKTTSVESVSPGLNNRTVKEDERQTSENAAKGLTDRRPNDQRKISQGRLVPRSAGFENSKENLTEQKENFDPCKHIDTLSKCSPSGSDGGRMSLNTCVNVCEKELAKSFLKKAKENDAPLRTYLPGMGNTDPKLKIPVPEMRDHKVSCKPEFKLCGLRPPLLRAVSWDSLEPGQKDKTPLKLPSEEEKSFGGNKSSNQFKAFKDLQIQVQPVRMQKLTKLREEHILLRNQNLVGLKLPELSEAAEQEKGPSPLPSPTEEEETKNSSDVMPSIPDVLLRKLRVHKSLPGSSPPLTEKEVENVFVQLSLAFRNDSYTLESRINQAERERNLTEENAEKELENFKAAITSSAHLWHHYEHREAYQKLLEDIAVLRRLAARLSSRAEMVGAVRQEKRMSKATEVMMQYVENLKRTYEKDHAELMEFKKLANQNSSRSYGSSEDGVPRSSRSMSLTVGKNMPRRRVSVAVVPKFNSLNIPGQSPTASPIPSTQSLSESPSNGRSNLASTPVLPALLENGKTNGEPDCETSTATLTQSGLDEINPETKAKIEEEAYNKGYQEGLKKTKELQELKEEDEETPKESHDDHEESENDDEIKKLKSSRLEVVINYLYILYPKLCKHWNVVWLVVAAIIIFAVVLGIYHSYNSCDEISERPEGKASCSAVHQYSWWNSGFQHEQRTE, encoded by the exons ACAACAGTGGTCACGTGATTGATTTGGTAAATGATCAGCTGCCAGATGTCAAAATAtcagaggaagacaaaaagaagaaCCTTGAATTACtagaagaagcaaagaaagtGAGCGAGAGGTTTCTAATGCGCAGAGGCAGAAAATCAAGAAGTAGTCTGCCTGAATCACCCACAG TTTCCCCTACACTTAGTCCGAAAGTTTCACCAGTAGCATCTCGGAGCAACTCTCTCACTCTTCCTGTGCCATCAG GATCTGATGCATGCAAAACCACTAGCGTCGAGTCAGTATCACCAGGGCTG AATAACAGAACTGTGAAAGAAGATGAGAGGCAAACTTCAGAG AATGCTGCTAAAGGATTAACGGATCGAAGGCCAAATGATCAAAGGAAGATTTCTCAGGGAAGGCTGGTTCCACGCTCTGCTGGTTTTGAAAACTCCAAAGAAAACctgacagaacaaaaagaaaactttgatCCATGTAAGCATATAGATACTTTGTCCAAATGCTCCCCTTCAGGCAGTGATGGTGGCAGAATGTCTCTTAACACTTGCGTGAATGTTTGTGAAAAAGAACTTGCAAAATCATTCctcaagaaagcaaaagaaaacgATGCTCCTTTAAGAACCTATTTACCAGGAATGGGAAATACAGACCCCAAACTAAAAATTCCTGTTCCAGAAATGAGGGACCATAAAGTTTCTTGTAAACCAGAATTTAAACTATGTGGGCTGCGTCCTCCTCTACTACGAGCTGTATCATGGGATAGCTTGGAGCCTGgacaaaaagataaaacacCTTTAAAACTACCAtctgaggaagagaaaagctttgGTGGTAATAAATCCAGCAATCAATTTAAAGCATTCAAAGACCTCCAAATCCAAGTTCAGCCTGTTCGAATGCAGAAATTGACAAAGCTCAGAGAG GAGCATATTTTGCTGAGAAATCAAAATTTAGTTGGACTTAAACTTCCTGAACTTAGTGAAGCAGCTGAACAGGAAAAAG GCCCTTcacctctcccctctcccactGAAGAGGAAGAGACAAAGAATAGCTCTGATGTTATGCCCAGCATTCCTGATGTATTGCTGCGAAAACTACGCGTGCACAAATCTCTTCCAGGAAG CTCCCCTCCGCTTACTGAAAAAGAAGTTGAG AATGTCTTTGTGCAGCTTTCCTTGGCCTTTAGAAATGATAGTTATACCTTGGAATCTAGAATTAAtcaagcagagagagagagaaatcttaCTGAAGAGAATGCTGAGAAGGAACTGGAAAACTTTAAGGCAGCCATTACG tcttcAGCTCATTTGTGGCATCACTATGAACACAGAGAAGCTTACCAGAAGCTATTGGAGGATATTGCTGTTCTGCGGCGTTTAGCTGCTAGGCTATCTAGTCGTGCTGAAATGGTTGGAGCTGTTCGCCAG GAGAAGCGTATGTCAAAGGCAACAGAGGTAATGATGCAGTATGTGGAAAATCTAAAAAGAACATATGAAAAGGATCATGCTGAGCTAATGGAGTTTAAGAAACTTGCCAATCAGAATTCTAGCAGAAGCTATGGTTCATCtg AAGATGGAGTACCTCGTTCATCTAGATCCATGTCTCTTACTGTTGGAAAG AATATGCCTCGGAGGCGAGTCAGTGTTGCAGTTGTTCCTAAATTTAACTCCTTGAACATTCCTGGTCAGTCACCAACAGCTTCACCTATACCTTCAACACAATCCCTC TCTGAATCACCAAGCAATGGAAGGAGCAATCTAGCATCTACTCCTGTTCTGCCAGCACTTCTAGAGAA TGGAAAGACTAATGGAGAGCCTGATTGTGAAACCTCAACTGCTACACTAACACAGAGTGGGTTGGATGAGATCAATCCTGAAACTAAAGCCAAGATAGAAGAGGAAGCATATAACAAAGG CTATCAGGAAGGCTTGAAGAAAACCAAAGAACTTCAGGAATTgaaggaagaagatgaagagacACCAAAAGAAAGTCATGATGACcatgaagaaagtgaaaatgatGATGAgataaagaaactgaaaagcag cagACTTGAAGTCGtcattaattatttatatattctgtACCCCAAACTGTGTAAACACTGGAATGTGGTATGGCTGGTAGTGGCTGCGATAATCATTTTTGCTGTGGTGTTGGGAATCTACCATTCATACAACTCTTGTGACGAAATATCAGAGAGACCTGAAGGCAAAGCCAGCTGTTCTGCTGTTCATCAATATTCATGGTGGAACTCAGGATTCCAACATGAGCAACGCACTGAATAA
- the IRAG1 gene encoding inositol 1,4,5-triphosphate receptor associated 1 isoform X3: MPTLPEDKDQPKVAQHNSSPPAKDTTVEGTMRTTPSIVLPENAVMPDVEIDKNLVNRPRSPHRRHSNRATRNSTSSLTSVDNSGHVIDLVNDQLPDVKISEEDKKKNLELLEEAKKVSERFLMRRGRKSRSSLPESPTAVSPTLSPKVSPVASRSNSLTLPVPSGSDACKTTSVESVSPGLNNRTVKEDERQTSENAAKGLTDRRPNDQRKISQGRLVPRSAGFENSKENLTEQKENFDPCKHIDTLSKCSPSGSDGGRMSLNTCVNVCEKELAKSFLKKAKENDAPLRTYLPGMGNTDPKLKIPVPEMRDHKVSCKPEFKLCGLRPPLLRAVSWDSLEPGQKDKTPLKLPSEEEKSFGGNKSSNQFKAFKDLQIQVQPVRMQKLTKLREEHILLRNQNLVGLKLPELSEAAEQEKGPSPLPSPTEEEETKNSSDVMPSIPDVLLRKLRVHKSLPGSSPPLTEKEVENVFVQLSLAFRNDSYTLESRINQAERERNLTEENAEKELENFKAAITSSAHLWHHYEHREAYQKLLEDIAVLRRLAARLSSRAEMVGAVRQEKRMSKATEVMMQYVENLKRTYEKDHAELMEFKKLANQNSSRSYGSSEDGVPRSSRSMSLTVGKNMPRRRVSVAVVPKFNSLNIPGQSPTASPIPSTQSLSESPSNGRSNLASTPVLPALLENGKTNGEPDCETSTATLTQSGLDEINPETKAKIEEEAYNKGYQEGLKKTKELQELKEEDEETPKESHDDHEESENDDEIKKLKSRLEVVINYLYILYPKLCKHWNVVWLVVAAIIIFAVVLGIYHSYNSCDEISERPEGKASCSAVHQYSWWNSGFQHEQRTE; encoded by the exons ACAACAGTGGTCACGTGATTGATTTGGTAAATGATCAGCTGCCAGATGTCAAAATAtcagaggaagacaaaaagaagaaCCTTGAATTACtagaagaagcaaagaaagtGAGCGAGAGGTTTCTAATGCGCAGAGGCAGAAAATCAAGAAGTAGTCTGCCTGAATCACCCACAG CAGTTTCCCCTACACTTAGTCCGAAAGTTTCACCAGTAGCATCTCGGAGCAACTCTCTCACTCTTCCTGTGCCATCAG GATCTGATGCATGCAAAACCACTAGCGTCGAGTCAGTATCACCAGGGCTG AATAACAGAACTGTGAAAGAAGATGAGAGGCAAACTTCAGAG AATGCTGCTAAAGGATTAACGGATCGAAGGCCAAATGATCAAAGGAAGATTTCTCAGGGAAGGCTGGTTCCACGCTCTGCTGGTTTTGAAAACTCCAAAGAAAACctgacagaacaaaaagaaaactttgatCCATGTAAGCATATAGATACTTTGTCCAAATGCTCCCCTTCAGGCAGTGATGGTGGCAGAATGTCTCTTAACACTTGCGTGAATGTTTGTGAAAAAGAACTTGCAAAATCATTCctcaagaaagcaaaagaaaacgATGCTCCTTTAAGAACCTATTTACCAGGAATGGGAAATACAGACCCCAAACTAAAAATTCCTGTTCCAGAAATGAGGGACCATAAAGTTTCTTGTAAACCAGAATTTAAACTATGTGGGCTGCGTCCTCCTCTACTACGAGCTGTATCATGGGATAGCTTGGAGCCTGgacaaaaagataaaacacCTTTAAAACTACCAtctgaggaagagaaaagctttgGTGGTAATAAATCCAGCAATCAATTTAAAGCATTCAAAGACCTCCAAATCCAAGTTCAGCCTGTTCGAATGCAGAAATTGACAAAGCTCAGAGAG GAGCATATTTTGCTGAGAAATCAAAATTTAGTTGGACTTAAACTTCCTGAACTTAGTGAAGCAGCTGAACAGGAAAAAG GCCCTTcacctctcccctctcccactGAAGAGGAAGAGACAAAGAATAGCTCTGATGTTATGCCCAGCATTCCTGATGTATTGCTGCGAAAACTACGCGTGCACAAATCTCTTCCAGGAAG CTCCCCTCCGCTTACTGAAAAAGAAGTTGAG AATGTCTTTGTGCAGCTTTCCTTGGCCTTTAGAAATGATAGTTATACCTTGGAATCTAGAATTAAtcaagcagagagagagagaaatcttaCTGAAGAGAATGCTGAGAAGGAACTGGAAAACTTTAAGGCAGCCATTACG tcttcAGCTCATTTGTGGCATCACTATGAACACAGAGAAGCTTACCAGAAGCTATTGGAGGATATTGCTGTTCTGCGGCGTTTAGCTGCTAGGCTATCTAGTCGTGCTGAAATGGTTGGAGCTGTTCGCCAG GAGAAGCGTATGTCAAAGGCAACAGAGGTAATGATGCAGTATGTGGAAAATCTAAAAAGAACATATGAAAAGGATCATGCTGAGCTAATGGAGTTTAAGAAACTTGCCAATCAGAATTCTAGCAGAAGCTATGGTTCATCtg AAGATGGAGTACCTCGTTCATCTAGATCCATGTCTCTTACTGTTGGAAAG AATATGCCTCGGAGGCGAGTCAGTGTTGCAGTTGTTCCTAAATTTAACTCCTTGAACATTCCTGGTCAGTCACCAACAGCTTCACCTATACCTTCAACACAATCCCTC TCTGAATCACCAAGCAATGGAAGGAGCAATCTAGCATCTACTCCTGTTCTGCCAGCACTTCTAGAGAA TGGAAAGACTAATGGAGAGCCTGATTGTGAAACCTCAACTGCTACACTAACACAGAGTGGGTTGGATGAGATCAATCCTGAAACTAAAGCCAAGATAGAAGAGGAAGCATATAACAAAGG CTATCAGGAAGGCTTGAAGAAAACCAAAGAACTTCAGGAATTgaaggaagaagatgaagagacACCAAAAGAAAGTCATGATGACcatgaagaaagtgaaaatgatGATGAgataaagaaactgaaaagcag ACTTGAAGTCGtcattaattatttatatattctgtACCCCAAACTGTGTAAACACTGGAATGTGGTATGGCTGGTAGTGGCTGCGATAATCATTTTTGCTGTGGTGTTGGGAATCTACCATTCATACAACTCTTGTGACGAAATATCAGAGAGACCTGAAGGCAAAGCCAGCTGTTCTGCTGTTCATCAATATTCATGGTGGAACTCAGGATTCCAACATGAGCAACGCACTGAATAA
- the IRAG1 gene encoding inositol 1,4,5-triphosphate receptor associated 1 isoform X4, which produces MPTLPEDKDQPKVAQHNSSPPAKDTTVEGTMRTTPSIVLPENAVMPDVEIDKNLVNRPRSPHRRHSNRATRNSTSSLTSVDNSGHVIDLVNDQLPDVKISEEDKKKNLELLEEAKKVSERFLMRRGRKSRSSLPESPTGSDACKTTSVESVSPGLNNRTVKEDERQTSENAAKGLTDRRPNDQRKISQGRLVPRSAGFENSKENLTEQKENFDPCKHIDTLSKCSPSGSDGGRMSLNTCVNVCEKELAKSFLKKAKENDAPLRTYLPGMGNTDPKLKIPVPEMRDHKVSCKPEFKLCGLRPPLLRAVSWDSLEPGQKDKTPLKLPSEEEKSFGGNKSSNQFKAFKDLQIQVQPVRMQKLTKLREEHILLRNQNLVGLKLPELSEAAEQEKGPSPLPSPTEEEETKNSSDVMPSIPDVLLRKLRVHKSLPGSSPPLTEKEVENVFVQLSLAFRNDSYTLESRINQAERERNLTEENAEKELENFKAAITSSAHLWHHYEHREAYQKLLEDIAVLRRLAARLSSRAEMVGAVRQEKRMSKATEVMMQYVENLKRTYEKDHAELMEFKKLANQNSSRSYGSSEDGVPRSSRSMSLTVGKNMPRRRVSVAVVPKFNSLNIPGQSPTASPIPSTQSLSESPSNGRSNLASTPVLPALLENGKTNGEPDCETSTATLTQSGLDEINPETKAKIEEEAYNKGYQEGLKKTKELQELKEEDEETPKESHDDHEESENDDEIKKLKSSRLEVVINYLYILYPKLCKHWNVVWLVVAAIIIFAVVLGIYHSYNSCDEISERPEGKASCSAVHQYSWWNSGFQHEQRTE; this is translated from the exons ACAACAGTGGTCACGTGATTGATTTGGTAAATGATCAGCTGCCAGATGTCAAAATAtcagaggaagacaaaaagaagaaCCTTGAATTACtagaagaagcaaagaaagtGAGCGAGAGGTTTCTAATGCGCAGAGGCAGAAAATCAAGAAGTAGTCTGCCTGAATCACCCACAG GATCTGATGCATGCAAAACCACTAGCGTCGAGTCAGTATCACCAGGGCTG AATAACAGAACTGTGAAAGAAGATGAGAGGCAAACTTCAGAG AATGCTGCTAAAGGATTAACGGATCGAAGGCCAAATGATCAAAGGAAGATTTCTCAGGGAAGGCTGGTTCCACGCTCTGCTGGTTTTGAAAACTCCAAAGAAAACctgacagaacaaaaagaaaactttgatCCATGTAAGCATATAGATACTTTGTCCAAATGCTCCCCTTCAGGCAGTGATGGTGGCAGAATGTCTCTTAACACTTGCGTGAATGTTTGTGAAAAAGAACTTGCAAAATCATTCctcaagaaagcaaaagaaaacgATGCTCCTTTAAGAACCTATTTACCAGGAATGGGAAATACAGACCCCAAACTAAAAATTCCTGTTCCAGAAATGAGGGACCATAAAGTTTCTTGTAAACCAGAATTTAAACTATGTGGGCTGCGTCCTCCTCTACTACGAGCTGTATCATGGGATAGCTTGGAGCCTGgacaaaaagataaaacacCTTTAAAACTACCAtctgaggaagagaaaagctttgGTGGTAATAAATCCAGCAATCAATTTAAAGCATTCAAAGACCTCCAAATCCAAGTTCAGCCTGTTCGAATGCAGAAATTGACAAAGCTCAGAGAG GAGCATATTTTGCTGAGAAATCAAAATTTAGTTGGACTTAAACTTCCTGAACTTAGTGAAGCAGCTGAACAGGAAAAAG GCCCTTcacctctcccctctcccactGAAGAGGAAGAGACAAAGAATAGCTCTGATGTTATGCCCAGCATTCCTGATGTATTGCTGCGAAAACTACGCGTGCACAAATCTCTTCCAGGAAG CTCCCCTCCGCTTACTGAAAAAGAAGTTGAG AATGTCTTTGTGCAGCTTTCCTTGGCCTTTAGAAATGATAGTTATACCTTGGAATCTAGAATTAAtcaagcagagagagagagaaatcttaCTGAAGAGAATGCTGAGAAGGAACTGGAAAACTTTAAGGCAGCCATTACG tcttcAGCTCATTTGTGGCATCACTATGAACACAGAGAAGCTTACCAGAAGCTATTGGAGGATATTGCTGTTCTGCGGCGTTTAGCTGCTAGGCTATCTAGTCGTGCTGAAATGGTTGGAGCTGTTCGCCAG GAGAAGCGTATGTCAAAGGCAACAGAGGTAATGATGCAGTATGTGGAAAATCTAAAAAGAACATATGAAAAGGATCATGCTGAGCTAATGGAGTTTAAGAAACTTGCCAATCAGAATTCTAGCAGAAGCTATGGTTCATCtg AAGATGGAGTACCTCGTTCATCTAGATCCATGTCTCTTACTGTTGGAAAG AATATGCCTCGGAGGCGAGTCAGTGTTGCAGTTGTTCCTAAATTTAACTCCTTGAACATTCCTGGTCAGTCACCAACAGCTTCACCTATACCTTCAACACAATCCCTC TCTGAATCACCAAGCAATGGAAGGAGCAATCTAGCATCTACTCCTGTTCTGCCAGCACTTCTAGAGAA TGGAAAGACTAATGGAGAGCCTGATTGTGAAACCTCAACTGCTACACTAACACAGAGTGGGTTGGATGAGATCAATCCTGAAACTAAAGCCAAGATAGAAGAGGAAGCATATAACAAAGG CTATCAGGAAGGCTTGAAGAAAACCAAAGAACTTCAGGAATTgaaggaagaagatgaagagacACCAAAAGAAAGTCATGATGACcatgaagaaagtgaaaatgatGATGAgataaagaaactgaaaagcag cagACTTGAAGTCGtcattaattatttatatattctgtACCCCAAACTGTGTAAACACTGGAATGTGGTATGGCTGGTAGTGGCTGCGATAATCATTTTTGCTGTGGTGTTGGGAATCTACCATTCATACAACTCTTGTGACGAAATATCAGAGAGACCTGAAGGCAAAGCCAGCTGTTCTGCTGTTCATCAATATTCATGGTGGAACTCAGGATTCCAACATGAGCAACGCACTGAATAA